Below is a window of Prosthecochloris sp. GSB1 DNA.
CCGCATATCCTCCTCGGGCACCTGTCCTTCCCGGCGGATGATGTCGAAAACGGGCAGTTCCGGCCATGCGTTCCAGTCCACGTCAAGGCGCAGCCCCTCGGGTACGATACGCATGGTATTGCCCATGAGACCTCCGCCCGTGATGTGCGACATGCCGTGGAGCCCCTTGAAACCGAGCATCGGCTCGATAACCGAAAGATAGGAGCGATGGACTTTCAGCAGTTCCTCCCCTATGGTGCCTTCAAGCCCTTCGCGCTTCTCGGAAAGCTTGCCCTCGAAAACCTTGCGGGCCAGCGAATAGCCGTTCGTATGCAATCCTGTCGAGGGAAGGCCGATCATGACATCGCCGTTACCGATCCCGGAGCCGTTGACGGTACGATCGCGATCGACGATACCGACGATGGTGCCCGCAAGATCGAAATCGTTTTCGGCGTAAACGCCGGGCATTTCAGCGGTTTCTCCGCCGATGAGCGCGCAGCCGTTTTCCCTGCATGCTCGCACCATGCCTTCGACGACATCCGCCGCCATGGATGGCCTGAGCTTGCCGCAGGCGTAGTAATCGAGGAAGAAAAGCGGTTTGGCCCCGCAGACGAGGATATCGTTGACACAGTGATTGACGAGGCATGCCCCGATGGTGTCGTAACGGCCGGTTTCGGCGGCAACCTTGAGCTTGGTGCCGACACCGTCGATACTGCTGACCAGCACGGGGTTGTCGTAGGCGGCGAAATCCGGCTGGAAAAACCCGCCGAAAGCCCCTATGTCGGTCATCACGCGGCTCGTGAAGGTCTGGCGAACCTGCGGCTTGATCAGCCTTACGAACTCTTCACCCGCGCTGATATCGACTCCTGACGTCTTGTAATCCATTATGCTTTGTTTTTGTCGTTACAATCCTGTTACGCGACGGCCGAGAATGGCCCTCTCCGCCCCGCTCATTCCTTGCAGACGGGCTTTTCGAAAATGCCGCACGCCTCTTCTCCCGAGAAAAACTCATGATGCAGGGTTTGCACCGCCCTGGGAACGTCGGTCTCCTCGACGACAAAACCCACGTTGATCTCGGATGCCCCCTGCGAAATCATCCTGACATTGACATCCTTCAGTGAACTGAAGATGCGGCCCGATACCCCCTTTGACATCCTGAGGTTGTCGCCGACGACGCTGACCGTAGCCACACGGTGTTCGAGCTCAACTTCGCCCATTCTGCCGAGTTCCCTCGCGATAACCTCGACCTGGGGCGAATCGGAGATCGTGAGGGAAACAGAAACCTCGCTGGTGGAGATCATTTCAACCGAAACGCCCGTCCGGGCGAAAACGGTGAAGAAATCGACGAGAAAGCCGTGCCTGCCAAGCATCCTGTTGGAGCGAAAATTGACGATGCACTGCCCTTTCTTGACCGCAATGGATTTCACGAGTCCGCCGTAGCTCATTCCCTCCAGCAGTTCGGAATCGTTGGTTATGACCGTACCCTTCGCCTCGGGGCGTTGCGAGTTGAGCACGTATACCGGAATGTTCTCCCTGACCGCTGGAGCGATGGTATCCGGGTGGAGCACCTTCGCACCGAGATAGGCGAGCTCGGCCGCCTCTGAAAAGGTCATGACACGAATGCTCCGTGCCTCGGGAACGATACGGGGATCACAGGTCATCACGCCGTCGACGTCGGTCCATATCTGGATCTGGCCGGCGGAAAGCCACGCGCCGAGAAGCGCGGCCGTGAAATCGGAGCCTCCCCTGCCGAACGTCGTGGTCTTGCCGTCCTTCGTCGAACCGATGAACCCCTGGGTGATGACGGTTTTTCCCTGTTCGAGGAGCGGCTTGATGACCTCGCGGACATTTCGTTCACACAGTTCGTCAAGGGGGCGGGCGGTACCGAAATTGTCATCCGTGATGATGACTTCACGAATGTCGAGCCATTCGGCGTCGTGACCGGCTTGCCGCATCGCCTCGCAGAAAACGCTGGTCGAAAGCAGCTCCCCGAACGAACAAAAGGTGTCGAACGATCTGGCGGTAAGTTCTCCGACGATATCGACGCCCTTGACGAGCATTTCCAGTTCGGAGATATAACCTTCGATACGCTCCATCAGCGACGCGCGCCGCGCAGTATTGCGTATGAGCGTTTCGACCAGTTCACGATGATGCTCCCTGACCTCTCCGGCAAGGCCCATTGCCTCGTCGAGCCGGCTCTCCCCGGCGGCTTCGGCAATCCGGATCAGTTTGTTGGTAATCCCGCTGCACGCGCTGAGAACCACGAGGGGAGCCGATTGTTTTTGTACCCCGGCAACGATGTCCATTGCCTGTTGCATCGCGGACGCCGTACCGATGGACGTTCCGCCGAATTTCATTACAGCCATTACAGTTGTTATCTTTTCAGGATGATCGCTCAATCCAGGCATAGTGTTTTTACATGTGTCACGAAACCCATTCGGAGCCGCTCATGACCGCCAACCCCCATTCCGGTCCTTTCGGACGAATCATCACCCTCTCGCTCGCATGCTTTCTCCTGATCCTTTCGGGCTGCGCGGGCAGCTCTCAAGGCGTTAAATATAGCGGAAAAAACACAAAAAATTATACCCCGCTGCCGATCGTCGTTCCTGAAGAGAAACTCCTCGGCATGCTCGAAACCATCAGCGGACTGCTCGGCACCGGCTACAACTACGGCGGCTCTTCCGTGGCGGGTTTCGACTGTTCCGGGTTCGTTCAGTACGTCTACCGTTCGGCATTCGGCGCGGCCGTTCCGAGAACCTCGCGGGATCTTTCGAAGTGGGGAAAAAAAATTTCCAGGAACCGTCTCCGCAGAGGAGACCTGGTGTTCTTCAGAACAGGAGGATCTGGGATCAACCATGTCGGCATCTATATCGACGACGACCTTTTCGCCCACGCCTCGTCGAGCCGGGGCGTTACCATCGGCAATCTCGACAACGACTATTACGACCGCCACTATGCCCGCGCCGTGCGGCTGATCGAAATCAGGAACCGCCGCCGTTGAGACCGCGACGGCACGCGAAGCGCAACAGGTTTTTAGCGGCGCCCTGAAGGTTATGGAAGTATATGCCGTATATTAGCGCATCATCAGCAACCGCATGAACACATCCGGAACAATGGCAAGATCGAACGATTATACCGAAATCGCCTTTTCGCTCGCACCCGAACTCTTCGAACTCTGTATCGGCCTGCTCTCCGGCTTGGGCATCGAATATTTCCAGGAAGAGGAGAACCGGCTTCTGGCCTACCTTCCCGATCGGGAGTGGTCCCTGGAGAAAGAGAGGGACATAAGCGAAACCCTTGCCTCCGCGTTCGGTTCGGCTCCGCCGTTCACGGTCAGCCACATGGCGGACAGGAACTGGAACGCCGAATGGGAGGCGCACCTCGAACCCATCGAGGTTTCCGACAGCCTCCTCATCGTTCAGAAACAGAAAGACATCGAACCGAAACCCGGACAGATCGTCATCGAGATCAATCCCAAGATGTCGTTCGGCACGGGATACCATGCCACAACCCGGCTCATGCTGCGGCAACTCGAAAAGCTCGACCTTCGGGGCATGAAGATTCTCGACATCGGCACCGGTACGGGCGTGCTGGCCATCGCCTGCCGAAAGCTCGGCAACGACCGTGAAATACTCGCCCTCGACAACAACGACTGGGCCGTCGAAAACGCCCGCGAAAACGTCGTCGACAACCATGCCGAACGCATCCGCGTGGAACTGCTCGATGCCGAGGAAGACCTTGAAAGGCTCCTCGGGGAACATCACGACCTTATTCTGGCCAACATCAACAGAAATGTCATCGGCAGGATTCTTCCGGCGATACGCACGCTGGCGCCCGGAACCCCCGTCCTGCTTTCCGGCATCATGATCTATGACGAGCCCTGGCTGAAAAAGCTGCTGAAACGGCTCCGTTACGCGACGTCCAAAACCATTTACGAGGACGAATGGCTCTCCAGTCTTGTGGAGCCCGAATCCTGACATCATCAAGAACCATTCCGATGAAACGAATTTCCTTTATCGATATTGGCACCAATACGGCCCTGCTGCTCATAGCGGACCTGGACCCGGTGAACAACCGGATAGAACCGGTCTTCCACAAGCAGACCATCGTCCGGCTCGGCAGAAACGTCGACGAGCAGAAAATCATCGACCACGCCGCCATGCAGCGTCTCATCCAGTGCATGCTCGACTTCAAGGCTCTGAGCAAAGAACACGAGGCAGGCAAAATCGTTGCGGCGGGCACCAGCGCATTGCGAGACGCAAAGAACCGCATGGAAATCATCGACGAAGTCGTCAGGGCGAGCGGGGTCGTCATCAAGACCCTGAGCGGAGAGGAAGAAGCCGCCATGACCTTCACCGGAGCCGTGGCCGGCATGGAAAATACGCCCGAACGGTTTACGGTCATCGACATCGGCGGCGGCAGCACTGAACTATCGATGGGCGGCATCGATCATATCGAGGAGAGCGTCAGCCTCGATATCGGATCTGTCCGGCTGACCGAACGCTTCTTTTCAACGCTTCCGCCCCCGGAAAAGGAGCTTGAATCAGCCAAGGCGGCGATCGACCGGATGCTCATGGAGCATCTCGAGCCGTTTTTCGCCGGCAGGGAACAAGTTTTCGGAGTAGCCGGGACGCTGACAACGATCGCCACGGTCGTCTCCGGTCTCGAGCGGTTCGAACCGGAGAAAATCCACAATTTCCGGCTCCGCTACGACCAGGTCCATGACCTGCTCGAGGAATTCAAGGTATCCTCGCTCGAACAGATCACTGTTAAAGGCGTGCCCGAAGGACGCGCGGACGTCATCACGATGGGCACGCTCATCCTCCACCAGTTCATGCGGCTGCTCGGCGTGGAGACCATTACGGTAAGCATTCAGGGGCTCCGCTTCGGACTCGCGCAGCGCGAACTTCTCGACATGCGAGGCCAGGAAGACGAGGCGGAAATCGAAGCGGACGGGAAACAGGCCGACGAGGCCGCCGGGCAGGAGTAGCTCACAAGTCAGCGTTTCGAACAGCGGACGCACAGGAGCGCGCCCGCCGCGTCCCTGGTAAAAAACAGATAGGTTTCGTCGCTCTCTTTCAGCCGGAATTTCCGGCGGATTTCTTCAGGAGAAAGGGGAAAATCGCGCCGCTGTATGCTCGCGCCGCCGATACCGCGCACGTCGAGAAACTTTCTGAACGTCTTCGGCTTGTAAACGACGGTTTCTGCTATCCGGAAGCTCCTCCCGGGAAACTCCCCGACCCTGCGTGAAGCGGTGAGGTAATCGACAGAGGGGCTGATGAACCGCAGTCCGAACCGTGCCGCGACAACCCTCGTCAGACGGGCCTTGATGATTGCCGGATCCGGCTCGTATAAATACTCTCCCGGTTCTCCCGCAAGAATTGCATTGCCGTCTCCTTCGTCGTCCGAAACAAGAAACGGTTCGCGTCCTGCCTGAAGGCAGGCCGCCCGGATTACGACGGGCAGGCCCCGCGGCGTTCCCCTGCCGCAGAAAAGCAGCACTTCCTTGCATTCGCCGTCCACCGACACCGTCATGACTTCGGAAAGCGAGGGTAGTTTTTCCCGCAGAGCCCCGGTTTCAAGAAGAGGAGAAGCCTTGACGCAGAAGTTCCGCGACTTGGCAAGCAGAAGATCGTGCAGGGCGACCACGTCGGGGCTCGACGCCTCAAGAGCCACCGAACGCTTCTCCCGTTCCCTCCTGGCAGGATCGAGGTAGATCCAGTCGAACGAATCGTCGGGCCATTCGGCAAGCTCACCTACGCTGTCGCCGATTCTCGTGACGATGTTTGACCTGCCGAGTTCCCGGAAATTGCGTCCAGCGACCGACGCCAGCAGTTCGTCGCGTTCGCAATAGACGACCTCCCTGAAACGCCGTGCAAAAAAAAACGCGTCGATCCCCAGCCCGCCGCTCATGTCCATCATCCGCCCGCCCGAGAGCAGGCCGGCCTTGAACGACGCCGCGACTTCACCCGAAGCCTGCTCGAGCGCCAGTTTCGTATACAAAAGGTTGTGTTTCGAGAGTTCCGGGAGCTTTTTCCGGGCCTTGCGGCGACAGGCTATCTGCTCCGCGATCGCCCTTGCGGGCATGTCAGCGCGCCCCCTGAAGCGCATGACGAAATCGGCGGGATCCATGGCGACGTGCCGTTCGATCAGCTCGCGCGCGCCGGGGGCCTGAAGCTGCTGAAATTCCTCCCGGTTCATGACGACTCCGAAACCTTTCCCGGGCCGGGATCGCCGGTGGCATCCTCCACGACGGCGCACACAGCCGCCGTGAGCGCTTCGGCCTCTTCCCGTGCGATAATGTACGGCGGCATGACATAGACCAGCCTGCCGAAGGGACGAACCCACACCCCCCTGTCGACAAAGAGCTTCTGCGCCGTTGCCATATCCACCGGCCTGTCGAGCTCGACCACGCCGATCGCGCCGAGCACCCGCACGTCGGCGACCGCTGGAAGCCGACGGCAGGGCTCCAGGCCCTCGCCGAGCCACCGCTCGATATCGCCCACCTTTTTCCGCCAGTCTGCCGCTTCCAGCAGTCCGATGCTCGCAAGAGCGACCGAACAGGCCAGGGGATTGGCCATAAAGGTCGGACCGTGCATGAACACGCCGGGCTCGCCGCCGGAAATGACCTCGGCCACCCTGCTTGTCGCCAGCGTCGCCGCAAGGGTCATGTAGCCGCCCGTCAGGGCTTTCCCCACGCACATGATGTCCGGCGTAACGCCGGCATGTTCAAGCGCGAACATCCTGCCGGTCCGCCCGAAACCGGTGGCGATCTCGTCGAGGATAAGCAGGACGCCATGGCGGTCGCAGAGTTCCCTCACCCGGGAAAGATACCCGGGCGAGTAGAAACGCATCCCGCCCGCTCCCTGGACGACCGGTTCGATAATCACGGCCGCAATCTCGTGGCTGTGCGATTCAATCTTACGCCTGAAATCCTCGATACAGTCCTCTCCGCAATCCTCTCCGAAGCCGCAGCGCGGGGCCTCGGCGAAAATCTGCCGGGGGAGCGTGCCGCTGAACAGGCTGTGCATGCCGGTGACCGGATCGCAGACCGACATGGCGGCGAACGTGTCGCCGTGGTAGCCCGACCGCACGGTGAGCAGGCGGTGCCTTTCCGGACGGCCGGCCGCATGCTGGTACTGCAGGGCCATCTTGATGGCCACCTCGACGGAAACCGATCCGGAATCGCTGAAAAACACCTTCTGCAGCGGCTCCGGGGTCATCTCCACCAGACGGGCCGCGAGCCGGACGGCCGGTTCGTGCGTCAGTCCCCCGAACATAACGTGGCTCATCGCTCCGAGCTGGCGTTCGACCGCCTCGTTCAGCACCGGATGGTTGTAGCCGTGGATGACCGACCACCACGAGGACATGCCGTCGATCAGCCTCCGGCCGTCTTCGAGTTCGATATGGACGCCGCTCGCCCTTCTGACCGGATAGACCGGCAGCGGATCGCGCATGGACGTATAGGGATGCCAGATGTGCTCCCTGTCGAAACCAAGATCCGTTGAACAGCTCATACCGGCCTCCTCCCTGTCAGCGCGCACGCCTCTTCGTATGAAAGCCCGCCTCCCCCGGCAAGATCCGGCAGGTCGACAAGCGGGCATTGGCAGCCGCAGGCGCGGAGGTGGCGAAGAATAACCTCCCTGGTATCCTCAGCCATGACCGCGTCCGACGAGCCGTACCGGTTGTAGAGCACTCCGCCGAGCCGCAGCCCCCTTGCCAGACAGGTTTCGATCGAGAGCAAGGTGTGATTGATGCTGCCGAGGCGAGGGCCAGAAACAAGCACGACCGGACAACCGAGCGTCCGCAGGTAGTCGGCGATCAGGGTTTCGCCGTCGAGAGGCACGAGCAGGCCCCCGGCGCCTTCCAGCAGCACGAGATCGTACATGCCGCAGAGCCTGCGGGTGGCGCTCCGGATCACACCGGGATCGATCCGGCGCTCCTCCCTTGCCGCCGCGAGATGCGGTGAAGCCGGGTAGCCGAACACGTACGGACAGGTCGTGCCGTCACGGTCCTCGTCCTGCGGCACAATGCCCATGATCTGGCGATGCCGGAGGATGTCAAGGGAAATCCCCGAAGCCCCCGTCTCGACCAGTTTCTGCGTCATGACCCGCACGCCGCCCCTCATGAGCGCGCGTGCGAGCAGCCCAGTGGCGACGGTCTTGCCCACCCCCGTATCTATCCCCGTTATCGCAACGACGTTTCCTGAAACGACCATTGTTTGTTGCATCGTTGATTTGTTGAACTCCTGAACTGTTCTCGATCGCAGTCGATCGGATGATCGGGCAACGAGTGTGAACAATCGCTTATTCGCCACATAAACAACTCACCGGCCTATCGTTTCCTCATCACGACGCACATCGTGTGGTAGGTGAGGCGCACTCCCTCCCCGGCGGGAAAGCACCGGCGGTATCGTTCGACGAAGCTCCTGTGCCGGCTTTTCGTCCAGGCGCGCCGGTCGAGGCCGTTGACACCCGTTCCGCTGATATGACGCAGAACCGCTTCGGGACCGGTGAAGTCGAGCCGGCGACGGTCCTCGCATGCGTCGAGCACGTCGAAATGTTCACGGGCCATCTCCCGCAGCGCGGCGAGCGAATGATAGTGCAGCCCGACCGATTCGATCGAACGGATCTCGCGCATGTTGTCCGGACCGAAAGTGCTGAACGCGAGCAGCCCTCCGGGCAGGAGCACTCCGGCCATGCGGCGAAGAAAACCGGGCAGGTCGTCGAGCCACTGGACCGTCGCGCCCGAAGCCACCAGGTCGAGCCTTTCGGGAAGGCAATCGCACCGTTCGATATCCCCGGCAAGGAAACCGGCGAGCGGAACGTTGCACAGCGCCGCCGCGTTCTCGACCATTTCCCGGCACTCGGGCACCAGGTCGTTGGCGTAGAAGGCGCCGGCACGAACCCGCGACAGCAGGGCTCCCGTGAGGGCTCCTGACCCGGCGCCGACCTCCAGCAGCCGTTCCGCCCGTCCCTCCGGCAGATGTGCAGCGGTCATTTCAGCGAGGCGTTCGGCCATCTCCCGCTGGATAAATGCGTGGCGGTGGTATCCCTGCAGCCGCTTTCCAAAACGCTGCCGTACGAACCCCTTGTTCACCTGCCGCATCCCGCAAGAGCCTCCCAGTTGTCAAGGATGAAAAACGGCACATGCTGCATATCGGCGATCACGGTCCGCTCGCAGCTTTCCCATGCGGCCTGCTGCGCCGCCGGGGGAAAGATCATGTCCCGGCCGCCGATAACGGCATGCGTGTATTGCCAGGACGCATCCGTAACGGGGTTTCGAAGGACACGCTCTTCGATGGCCGCGAGTTCTGCCTTCTGGTCTTCCACACTCCGTTCCGGAGCCATCGCCCTGAACCGCCCGAGCTGCTCGGCGCCGCCGCATATGCGGCGGTAAAACCGCTCCCTGTTCGGCCCCGACCAACCTTCAAGCGTGGCCCTGAATATCTCCGGGGCGATACCCCTGTCCCGGCTGATCGGCGTCAGGGTTCCGTTGACGGCCACCGCCCTCTGGATCCCTTCGAGGCATGCCTCGGCTGCCGCCCGGACACCGAGGGACCAGGCAACGAGCGTGCGTTCGCGATAGGAAGCGATCTCATCCGCCACTCCGTCCGGAAGTCCCCGCACGGTGTAGTCGTAGCAGAGCAGCACATCCCTGCCGAAACCCGGAGGGGTATTGGCGTCGAGGGCGGCGGCTGTATTGCCGTCCATCCCCCATCCGTTGAAGAACAGGAGCAGCCTGTCGTTTCCCTTGCGGCGTATCCAGCGGGTAATCATTTAAAGCAACTGTTGAACCGTTGATCTGTTTAATTGTTGAACTGTTCGAGATCAGGAAAGGCGTGAAAAATTTTTCGTTCCCGACGATTTTACCATGGCCTGATGCAGGATTTCCGGAATCGCGGCGATGTCTTCCCAATCGAGGTCCGCACGGAGCGATATCCTGAGACGGGCGGTGTTTTCCGGCACCGTCGGCGGACGCACGGGCAGTGCGAGATACCCTTCCTCGCGAAGAAGCTCCGCCGCGCGCACCGCGCTGTCGTTGGAACCGGTGATCACCGGCACGATATGGCTTTCCCCTGCTGTCCGCAGCCCGTTACGCTCCAGTTCCCCGCGCAGCCTCTCCGCGAGGCTTCGGAGCCGCTCCCGCTGCGGGCCCATTGCACACTGCTTTTCAAGCACGAGCAGACTCCAGCCGAGCACGACCGGCGGCAGCGCCGTGGTGAAGATCAGCGTCCGCATGGTGTTGACCAGATAGTCCCTGACGAGGTCGTCCATGACGGCGTAGGCTCCCAGTGAAGCGAACGCCTTGCCGAACGTGCCGACGACGATGTCGATGGAGCCCGTTGTGGCCGAGACTTCGCACAGCCCCTGCCCTGTTTCGCCAAAAGCGCCCGCGCCGTGCGCCTCGTCGACGATGAGGAACGCTCCGTAGCGGTCGCGAAGTTCGCAGAGTACCCGAAGGTCGGCGCAATCGCCGTCCATGCTGAATACCGACTCGGTAACGATAAAAACCTGACGGTACCTGCCCCGGGCCGCTTCGAGCAGCTCCTCGAGGTGCCGGTAATCGAGATGCCGGTAACGCCTGAACGCGGCGTCGGCGATCCGGCAACCGTCGATGATGCTCGCGTGATTGAGCCGGTCGCAGAGAATCAGGTCGTGACGGCCGGAAAGCGCCGGGAGCAAACCCGTGTTGGCATGGTAGCCGCTGTTGAACACGAGCGCCGTTTCCCGCTCGTAGAGCACGGCCAACCGCTCTTCGAGTTCACCGTAGAGACGGTGGTTCCCGGTCAGCAGCCGGGACGATGAACTGGCCAGGTTGAAGCTGTCCGTCGCCGAACCGGGATCGAACGAGGAGAGATAGGCGTTGCGCAGCTCCCGGTCGTCACCGATGCCGAGGTAGTCGTTAGAGGAAAGGTTCCAGAGCAGCCGTTCCCCCGACTTGACCATCCGGCCGTCGCGCCGTCCGATATCCACGAGCGTCCTGAAACGGCCGGCAGAGCGCAGGGCATCCAGCTCGACGGTCATGTGCTCCCTGAAGCTCATGGCGCCGTTACCGCTGAAAAATGTTCGAGCTGCCGCATGAACCGACGGTCGTCCTCCATGTCGCGACCGCGCGTCGTCAGGTACCCTCCGGTAAGAAAACCGTTCGCGCCCGCGAGCATAAGCAGGCCCTGAAAATCCTTCATGACCGTCTCGCGTCCCGCCGCGAACTTGATGATCGTTCGTGGATGCGCGAGCCGGCAGATGGCGAAAGTCTTGAGAATGTCGGTGACCGGAAGGGTGGCGGTTCCCTCGAGGGGCGTGCCGTCGATCGGCACCAGGACGTTGAGCGGTATCACGGCGATATCGAGTTCCTGCAATGCGTAGAGAAAATCGATCCTGTCGCGCATGCTTTCACCGACCCCGAGAATCCCGCCGCAGCAGACCGGTATACCGTGGCGGTTAAGCCGCCTGACGGTCTCCATTCTCGCCTCGACGGAGTGGCTGTCGGCTATCAGCTCCCCGTAGCGGGCGGGAGCGACCTGGATGTTGATGTTGTAATGCGCGACATGGTGCCCTGCAAGCATTTTAGCGGGCTCCTCGCCGAGCATGCCGAGCGACGCGCAGACCTGGAGCCCCGGATATTCCTGCCGCAGCCGGTCTATCATGGAGATGATCCGGAGAAATTCGGGGTTTGCCGTGCGGTAACCGTATCCGCTCGTCACGATGCCGAATCGCCGCACCCCCTGGCGGTATACTTCGCCCGCGGCGGCGAGCGCCTCCTCGTTCGAAAGGAGCTTGTATTGTTCGACCTCCGCGCCGTTGTGCAGCGACTGGGCACAGAAGCGGCAGTTCTCGCCGCAGACGCCTGATTTTGCGTTGAGGATCGAACAGGTGTGCAGACTCTCGCCTGCGGGCGAGGCGTAACGGTTCCGCACCTTGTTGGCAAGCGAAACGAGGTCCATCACCTCCTCGCCGCCAAGATCCGCCAGTTCCAGCGCAACCTCCTTCGGGAGAGGCTCGCCGGTTTCCAGTACGCCGTAGGCCCTGCGGACCGCTTCATGTATCGCCGTCGCCGTCATGTCGTTTTATTTTCGTATTGTCGCTTCGCCGGACGTCACCCTGTGCAACCGGCCGTCGGCGTCCCTCAGCAGCAGTTCCCCATCGCCGCCGAGACCGGTCACCCGGCCGGTCAGGCTGCCGCTGTAACGATCGACGGTGACCTCCCTGCCCGTCAGCCAGGCGTGCTCTTCGAGGTAGGGCAGCAGCGGACCGAGGTCTCCGCAACGCAGCCATTCGTCGTAAAGCGGCTCGAAACGGTTCAGGATCGCCGCGAGCACGGCGGAACGCGAATACTCCCTGCCCGAACAGATAGCCATCGATGTCGCCACATCCCGCAGACTGTCCGGGATGTGGCGGAAATTGACGTTAAGGCCGATGCCGACGATAACGAAATGCGCCATGTCGGGCTCGGACTCCATTTCACAGAGCACGCCGCAGAGCTTTCTGCCGCCGGCGACGATATCGTTCGGCCACTTGATATGCGTATCGAATCCTCCTCCGAAACCGGCGAGGGCCTGGTGGATCGCCGCCGCGGCGAGCAGCGGTATCTGGGGGAGACGCACCGGAGAAACCGCCGGGCGCAGGATAACGGAAACGTAGAGGTTCGTTCCGCCGGGCGAAACCCATTCACGGCGCATCCGGCCCCGCCCCCCTGTCTGGCGGTCCGCCACGACCACGCACCCCTCGGCCGCCCCCTGACGCGCCAGCATCTTCGCCTGGCGGTTGGTGGAATCGGTCGTCTCTTCAAAGACGAGGCTCCTGCCGAAACGGCTTGTCGAGAGCAACGGCGACACCTCGGCCGCCACCGGAACGTCCGGACTCTTGCCCAGCCTGTAACCCCGGCCGGTCACGGCCTCGATCGTATACCC
It encodes the following:
- the bioC gene encoding malonyl-ACP O-methyltransferase BioC, whose product is MRQVNKGFVRQRFGKRLQGYHRHAFIQREMAERLAEMTAAHLPEGRAERLLEVGAGSGALTGALLSRVRAGAFYANDLVPECREMVENAAALCNVPLAGFLAGDIERCDCLPERLDLVASGATVQWLDDLPGFLRRMAGVLLPGGLLAFSTFGPDNMREIRSIESVGLHYHSLAALREMAREHFDVLDACEDRRRLDFTGPEAVLRHISGTGVNGLDRRAWTKSRHRSFVERYRRCFPAGEGVRLTYHTMCVVMRKR
- a CDS encoding DUF452 family protein, whose amino-acid sequence is MITRWIRRKGNDRLLLFFNGWGMDGNTAAALDANTPPGFGRDVLLCYDYTVRGLPDGVADEIASYRERTLVAWSLGVRAAAEACLEGIQRAVAVNGTLTPISRDRGIAPEIFRATLEGWSGPNRERFYRRICGGAEQLGRFRAMAPERSVEDQKAELAAIEERVLRNPVTDASWQYTHAVIGGRDMIFPPAAQQAAWESCERTVIADMQHVPFFILDNWEALAGCGR
- a CDS encoding aminotransferase class I/II-fold pyridoxal phosphate-dependent enzyme, producing MSFREHMTVELDALRSAGRFRTLVDIGRRDGRMVKSGERLLWNLSSNDYLGIGDDRELRNAYLSSFDPGSATDSFNLASSSSRLLTGNHRLYGELEERLAVLYERETALVFNSGYHANTGLLPALSGRHDLILCDRLNHASIIDGCRIADAAFRRYRHLDYRHLEELLEAARGRYRQVFIVTESVFSMDGDCADLRVLCELRDRYGAFLIVDEAHGAGAFGETGQGLCEVSATTGSIDIVVGTFGKAFASLGAYAVMDDLVRDYLVNTMRTLIFTTALPPVVLGWSLLVLEKQCAMGPQRERLRSLAERLRGELERNGLRTAGESHIVPVITGSNDSAVRAAELLREEGYLALPVRPPTVPENTARLRISLRADLDWEDIAAIPEILHQAMVKSSGTKNFSRLS
- the bioB gene encoding biotin synthase BioB: MTATAIHEAVRRAYGVLETGEPLPKEVALELADLGGEEVMDLVSLANKVRNRYASPAGESLHTCSILNAKSGVCGENCRFCAQSLHNGAEVEQYKLLSNEEALAAAGEVYRQGVRRFGIVTSGYGYRTANPEFLRIISMIDRLRQEYPGLQVCASLGMLGEEPAKMLAGHHVAHYNINIQVAPARYGELIADSHSVEARMETVRRLNRHGIPVCCGGILGVGESMRDRIDFLYALQELDIAVIPLNVLVPIDGTPLEGTATLPVTDILKTFAICRLAHPRTIIKFAAGRETVMKDFQGLLMLAGANGFLTGGYLTTRGRDMEDDRRFMRQLEHFSAVTAP
- a CDS encoding biotin--[acetyl-CoA-carboxylase] ligase produces the protein MNQQTADILQRLRASDGFLSGGELCREFGMTRSAVWKHISQLRGRGYTIEAVTGRGYRLGKSPDVPVAAEVSPLLSTSRFGRSLVFEETTDSTNRQAKMLARQGAAEGCVVVADRQTGGRGRMRREWVSPGGTNLYVSVILRPAVSPVRLPQIPLLAAAAIHQALAGFGGGFDTHIKWPNDIVAGGRKLCGVLCEMESEPDMAHFVIVGIGLNVNFRHIPDSLRDVATSMAICSGREYSRSAVLAAILNRFEPLYDEWLRCGDLGPLLPYLEEHAWLTGREVTVDRYSGSLTGRVTGLGGDGELLLRDADGRLHRVTSGEATIRK